The Nostoc sp. 'Lobaria pulmonaria (5183) cyanobiont' genome window below encodes:
- a CDS encoding GMC family oxidoreductase → MVIKNQYDYIVIGAGSAGCVVANRLTEEPETTVLLLEAGKEDTKPEIQIPSECTNLPGSEVDWGYFSEPEPYLNNRKIFCPRGKVLGGSSSINFMTYIRGNYLDYNHWRELGNPGWSYLDILPYFKKSENQQRGISEYHGVDGELSVTDVISPSAISQRFVDACVTMGYDENPDFNGMQQSGAGPFQVTIKDGKRHSTAAAFLVPILKRPNLTTMTGALVTRLLFEGTCTVGVEYLHESILHQVRVNKEVILSAGAFDSPKLLMLSGIGDAKYLQAMGIPVVVDLPGVGQNLQDHICVPVPYEATQDLHSNGISQTGLFLHSEGHLDTAPDLEIIFGPILRVPPGYPNSGFGFTGIIVLTHPQNIGSISLRPAEGSSASLSSNPKDTPMIHLNYLQSQSDVQKLVDGIKLIRKLFHTSAFDEFRGREVAPGADVTSDEALVAYIREVCSTVYHPIGTCKMGTDPMAVVDPELQVHGVKGLRVVDASIMPTLITGHTNAPTIMIGEKAADLIKAALRVSQQVTFKKHIAWGEK, encoded by the coding sequence AGATTCAAATCCCGTCGGAATGTACAAACCTACCAGGCTCCGAGGTGGACTGGGGCTATTTCTCTGAACCAGAACCCTACCTCAATAACCGCAAAATCTTTTGTCCCCGTGGCAAAGTCTTGGGCGGCAGCAGTTCGATTAATTTTATGACTTATATTCGAGGCAATTATCTCGATTATAACCACTGGAGGGAATTGGGGAATCCCGGTTGGTCGTACCTTGATATATTGCCCTATTTCAAAAAATCTGAGAACCAACAACGAGGTATTTCCGAATACCACGGTGTAGATGGCGAGTTGAGCGTGACCGATGTCATTTCCCCATCTGCAATATCCCAACGATTTGTAGATGCATGTGTGACAATGGGTTATGACGAAAACCCTGATTTCAACGGAATGCAGCAGTCAGGTGCGGGACCTTTTCAGGTAACTATCAAGGATGGTAAACGACACAGTACTGCTGCTGCATTCCTGGTGCCAATTCTCAAGCGTCCCAATTTGACAACAATGACTGGAGCGTTAGTGACTCGGTTGCTTTTTGAGGGAACTTGCACTGTTGGGGTGGAATATCTGCACGAAAGCATACTGCACCAAGTCAGGGTCAACAAAGAGGTGATTTTAAGTGCTGGCGCGTTCGATTCACCCAAACTGCTGATGCTTTCCGGTATTGGCGATGCAAAGTACCTGCAAGCAATGGGAATTCCGGTCGTTGTTGATTTACCAGGTGTCGGACAAAACCTCCAAGACCACATTTGCGTTCCTGTGCCATACGAGGCAACTCAGGATTTACACAGTAATGGGATCAGTCAAACTGGATTGTTTTTGCATAGCGAGGGTCATCTAGACACTGCGCCAGATTTAGAGATAATCTTCGGTCCCATTTTGAGGGTACCTCCTGGCTATCCCAACTCTGGTTTCGGTTTCACGGGTATAATCGTTTTGACTCATCCCCAAAACATTGGCAGTATCAGTTTGCGTCCTGCCGAAGGCAGCAGCGCTTCGCTATCATCTAATCCCAAAGATACACCAATGATTCATCTGAACTATCTGCAAAGTCAATCCGATGTGCAAAAGCTAGTTGACGGAATTAAATTAATACGCAAATTGTTTCATACTAGTGCCTTTGATGAGTTTCGAGGCAGAGAAGTTGCGCCTGGTGCCGATGTGACTAGCGATGAAGCACTCGTTGCATACATCCGAGAAGTTTGCAGTACTGTGTATCATCCTATCGGCACCTGCAAAATGGGAACTGACCCAATGGCGGTTGTAGACCCCGAACTACAGGTACATGGGGTTAAGGGGTTGCGTGTCGTCGATGCCTCAATTATGCCAACTTTAATCACAGGACATACGAACGCGCCGACAATTATGATCGGCGAAAAAGCAGCCGATTTAATTAAAGCCGCTCTTCGCGTTTCACAGCAAGTAACTTTCAAGAAACACATTGCCTGGGGTGAGAAATAG
- a CDS encoding iron-containing alcohol dehydrogenase family protein: MPNNFSTQPSLSTQTSSSLFTLTVSPAKVIRGSGVLQTAAAEIACLGSRPLIVAGKSTLAISQQNLQPVLEAQQLHTVQASYGADCCEASLKSLQKKAKEHKADVIIGVGGGKALDTAKLVAQQLHLPVVTIPTSGATCAAWSALSNVYSEDGAFLYDVGLSRCPDLLILDYDLIKTAPQRTLVAGIGDAIAKWYEASVSSGHLQDTLIIAAVQQARVLRDILLQKSAAALDEPGCEVWREVVDATVLLAGVVGGLGGAQCRTVAAHAVHNGLTHISGHGSIHGEKVAFGILVQLRLEEMLQGNQLAASARQQLLKFYTEIGLPQKLSDLGLGNITLGELQTAAEIALVPNSDIHRLPFKVALEQLMAAMVSTTAPIDSKDTTNRVSPKGMSDEVL; this comes from the coding sequence ATGCCCAATAATTTTTCTACTCAACCTTCTTTGTCTACTCAAACCTCTAGTTCATTATTTACGCTCACAGTTTCCCCTGCAAAAGTAATCCGTGGATCTGGGGTGTTGCAAACAGCCGCAGCAGAGATTGCCTGTTTGGGAAGTCGTCCCTTAATTGTGGCAGGTAAGTCTACTCTCGCCATCAGCCAACAAAATTTACAACCAGTTTTAGAAGCGCAACAGTTACATACTGTCCAAGCTTCTTATGGTGCAGATTGCTGCGAAGCTAGTCTGAAATCTTTACAGAAGAAGGCAAAAGAACATAAAGCTGATGTAATTATCGGTGTTGGTGGCGGCAAAGCCTTAGATACAGCGAAATTAGTCGCGCAGCAGTTACATCTACCAGTGGTGACAATTCCCACTTCCGGGGCTACTTGTGCAGCTTGGAGTGCCTTATCAAATGTTTATTCGGAAGATGGGGCTTTTCTTTATGATGTGGGGCTATCTCGTTGTCCCGATTTATTGATACTCGATTATGACTTGATTAAAACTGCACCACAACGTACCTTAGTAGCTGGAATTGGTGATGCGATCGCTAAGTGGTACGAAGCCTCAGTTAGCAGTGGACACTTGCAAGATACTTTAATTATTGCTGCGGTGCAACAAGCACGAGTTTTGCGAGATATCTTGTTGCAAAAGTCAGCCGCCGCCCTCGATGAACCAGGTTGTGAGGTTTGGCGAGAAGTGGTAGATGCCACTGTTTTATTAGCTGGAGTAGTTGGGGGACTTGGGGGGGCACAGTGTCGCACAGTTGCCGCCCATGCCGTGCATAACGGTTTAACTCATATTTCAGGACATGGCAGTATTCATGGCGAAAAAGTTGCTTTTGGGATTTTGGTGCAACTGCGTTTAGAAGAAATGCTACAAGGCAATCAACTTGCTGCATCGGCACGGCAACAGTTGTTAAAGTTCTACACAGAAATTGGACTACCCCAAAAATTAAGTGATTTGGGATTGGGCAATATTACATTAGGCGAATTGCAAACAGCCGCTGAAATTGCTCTAGTTCCTAATTCTGACATCCATCGACTACCGTTTAAAGTCGCGTTGGAACAGCTGATGGCAGCAATGGTTTCTACCACTGCACCGATAGATAGTAAAGACACTACAAATCGAGTTTCGCCCAAGGGAATGAGTGACGAGGTTTTATGA
- a CDS encoding aspartate aminotransferase, producing the protein MSLNWIVPAERIQKLPPYVFARLDELKAKAREQGLDLIDLGMGNPDGATPAPVVEAAIAALKDPANHGYPPFEGTASFRRAITNWYHRRYDVVLDPDSEALPLLGSKEGLTHLALAYVNPGDLVLVPSPAYPAHFRGPAIAGGKIHSLILKPENDWLIDLAAIPDEVARQAKILYFNYPSNPTAATAPREFFEEIVAFARKYEILLVHDLCYAELAFDGYQPTSLLEIPGAKDIGVEFHTLSKTYNMAGWRVGFVVGNRHVIQGLRTLKTNLDYGIFAALQTAAETALQLPDVYLHEVQQRYRTRRDFLIHGLGELGWDIPKTKATMYLWVKCPVDVGSTDFALNVLQQTGVVVTPGNAFGVAGEGYVRISLIADCDRLGEVLHRFKQAGIRYQPEAVVPASEAIADLVS; encoded by the coding sequence ATGAGTTTAAATTGGATTGTCCCAGCAGAACGTATACAAAAATTACCACCTTATGTATTTGCCCGTTTAGATGAACTGAAAGCTAAAGCACGGGAACAAGGGTTAGATTTAATTGACTTGGGTATGGGAAACCCCGATGGTGCAACGCCAGCACCAGTAGTAGAAGCGGCGATCGCAGCTTTAAAAGATCCTGCCAATCACGGTTATCCACCCTTTGAGGGCACAGCTAGTTTCCGCCGTGCCATCACCAACTGGTATCATCGCCGTTATGATGTGGTTCTCGATCCTGATAGCGAAGCCTTGCCACTTCTCGGTTCTAAAGAAGGATTAACCCATTTAGCACTCGCTTACGTTAACCCTGGTGATTTAGTTCTGGTTCCTTCCCCTGCTTATCCGGCACATTTTCGCGGCCCGGCGATCGCTGGTGGGAAAATCCACAGCTTGATTCTTAAACCCGAAAATGACTGGTTAATTGATTTAGCTGCGATTCCTGACGAGGTTGCTAGACAAGCCAAGATACTCTATTTCAACTATCCCAGCAATCCTACCGCCGCTACCGCCCCCCGCGAATTTTTTGAAGAAATCGTCGCCTTCGCCCGCAAATATGAAATTTTGCTGGTGCATGATTTGTGTTATGCCGAGTTAGCTTTTGATGGTTATCAACCCACTAGCTTGCTAGAAATTCCCGGCGCAAAAGATATTGGTGTGGAATTTCACACCTTATCTAAAACCTACAATATGGCTGGTTGGCGCGTTGGGTTTGTCGTGGGCAACCGCCATGTAATTCAAGGTTTGCGGACGTTGAAAACTAACTTGGATTACGGCATTTTTGCCGCATTACAAACAGCAGCCGAAACAGCTTTGCAACTGCCAGATGTGTATTTACATGAGGTACAACAACGCTACCGTACCCGCCGCGATTTCCTCATTCACGGGTTAGGAGAGTTGGGTTGGGATATCCCTAAAACTAAGGCGACTATGTATCTTTGGGTGAAGTGTCCCGTTGATGTTGGTTCCACAGATTTTGCCCTGAACGTGTTGCAACAAACAGGCGTTGTGGTTACTCCAGGTAATGCCTTTGGGGTTGCAGGTGAGGGTTATGTCAGGATCAGTTTGATTGCAGACTGCGATCGCTTGGGTGAAGTTTTACATCGCTTCAAGCAAGCTGGCATCCGCTATCAGCCTGAAGCTGTAGTCCCTGCTTCAGAGGCGATCGCCGATCTCGTTAGTTGA
- the ppsA gene encoding phosphoenolpyruvate synthase — protein MTLVSKSTLSLFAQERSLILWFDEIGIADIPVVGGKNASLGEMIQQLTPKGINVPTGFATTAYAYRHFIQSAGLEAKLRKLFADLDVEDVKNLRERGKKARSLLIHTPFSLELREAIGTAYHSLCEQYHTDTDVAVRSSATAEDLPDASFAGQQETYLNVVGVEGVLAACHKCFASLFTDRAISYRHAKGFDHFSIALAVGVQKMVRSDLATSGVMFSIDTETGFKDAALITAAYGLGENVVQGSVNPDEYYVFKPTLKAGFCPIIDKKLGSKELKMIYDDGSKFTKNVSVSPSERGKFALSDEEILQLASWACLIEDHYSQVHDIFTPMDIEWAKDGITNQLFIVQARPETVQSQKTGNVLRSYRLVLGNREWGIGNGENSHSSLPDSQSPIPLVTGRAIGEAIGQGKARLILDVQKLEQFQVGEVLVTERTDPDWEPIMKRASAIVTNSGGRTCHAAIIARELGVPAIVGCGNATEILKPGQEVTISCAEGEEGKVYPGLLPFEVEEVPLENLPRTRTQILMNVGNPQEALSLSAIPNDGVGLARTEFIIANQIQIHPMALIHYDLLKDEFVKAKIADITALYEDKPQYFVDKLAQGIGRIAAAFYPKPVIVRMSDFKSNEYANLLGGRQFEPHEENPMLGWRGAARYYDEGYREAFALECHAIKRVREEMGLTNVIPMIPFCRTPDEGRLVLAEMAKNGLKQGVNDLQVYVMCELPNNVIMAEEFAEVFDGFSIGSNDLTQLTLGIDRDSALVARLFDERSQGVKRMVKMAIEAAKKCDRKIGICGQAPSDYPEFAQFLVEQGIDSISLNPDSVLKTMLEVAKVEGSNS, from the coding sequence ATGACTTTAGTATCTAAAAGCACTTTGTCTCTATTTGCCCAAGAACGATCGCTTATTCTTTGGTTTGATGAAATTGGTATTGCTGATATACCAGTAGTTGGTGGTAAAAATGCCTCACTAGGGGAAATGATTCAACAGTTAACACCCAAAGGCATTAACGTTCCCACAGGATTTGCTACTACTGCTTACGCTTATCGTCATTTCATTCAATCAGCAGGGTTAGAAGCAAAACTACGTAAACTTTTTGCTGACTTGGATGTTGAAGATGTCAAAAATTTACGAGAACGCGGAAAAAAAGCGCGATCGCTATTAATCCACACACCATTTTCTCTAGAATTGCGCGAGGCGATCGGCACAGCATACCATAGTCTCTGTGAACAATACCATACAGACACAGATGTGGCAGTCCGTTCCAGCGCCACTGCTGAAGACCTTCCTGATGCTAGTTTTGCTGGACAGCAGGAAACTTACCTCAATGTTGTCGGTGTCGAAGGAGTTTTAGCAGCTTGTCATAAATGCTTTGCTTCTCTATTTACGGATCGCGCTATTTCTTATCGTCATGCCAAGGGGTTTGACCACTTTAGCATTGCTCTAGCTGTGGGTGTGCAAAAAATGGTGCGCTCTGACTTAGCAACCTCTGGGGTGATGTTCTCCATTGATACAGAAACCGGCTTTAAGGATGCGGCACTAATTACAGCCGCCTATGGTTTAGGTGAAAATGTTGTCCAGGGGTCTGTAAATCCCGATGAATATTATGTTTTTAAACCAACTTTAAAAGCTGGTTTTTGCCCAATTATCGATAAAAAATTGGGCAGCAAAGAACTGAAAATGATTTATGATGACGGCTCAAAATTTACGAAAAATGTTTCGGTTTCGCCCAGCGAAAGAGGTAAATTCGCTCTGAGTGATGAAGAGATTTTACAACTAGCAAGTTGGGCATGTTTAATTGAAGACCATTATTCCCAAGTCCACGACATTTTCACTCCAATGGATATCGAGTGGGCAAAAGATGGGATTACGAACCAACTTTTTATTGTGCAAGCGCGCCCCGAAACCGTTCAGTCACAGAAGACGGGAAATGTGTTGCGAAGTTATCGGTTGGTATTGGGAAATAGAGAATGGGGAATCGGGAATGGGGAAAATTCCCACTCCTCACTCCCTGATTCCCAATCCCCAATCCCTCTGGTTACGGGACGTGCGATTGGGGAAGCAATTGGTCAGGGAAAAGCACGCCTAATTTTAGATGTTCAGAAACTAGAACAGTTTCAAGTTGGGGAAGTTTTGGTGACAGAGAGAACCGATCCCGATTGGGAACCAATTATGAAACGTGCCAGTGCAATTGTCACCAATTCTGGGGGGCGCACGTGTCATGCAGCAATTATTGCGCGAGAATTGGGTGTACCTGCGATTGTGGGATGCGGCAATGCTACAGAAATTTTAAAACCTGGTCAAGAGGTAACAATTTCTTGCGCTGAAGGGGAAGAGGGAAAAGTTTATCCAGGTTTATTACCTTTTGAAGTGGAAGAAGTTCCTTTAGAAAACTTACCCCGCACCCGCACTCAAATTTTAATGAATGTAGGTAATCCTCAAGAAGCATTAAGTTTATCTGCAATTCCCAACGATGGCGTAGGTTTAGCGCGGACAGAATTTATCATCGCTAACCAAATTCAAATTCATCCAATGGCGTTAATTCACTATGACTTATTAAAAGATGAATTTGTGAAAGCTAAAATTGCAGATATTACCGCACTTTACGAGGATAAACCCCAGTATTTTGTAGATAAATTAGCCCAAGGTATAGGTAGAATTGCGGCGGCATTTTATCCCAAACCAGTGATTGTGCGAATGTCAGATTTCAAAAGTAATGAATATGCCAATTTATTAGGTGGGCGACAGTTTGAACCCCATGAAGAAAACCCAATGCTCGGTTGGCGGGGGGCGGCGCGTTACTATGATGAAGGTTACAGAGAAGCTTTTGCCCTAGAATGTCATGCCATCAAGCGGGTAAGGGAAGAAATGGGTTTGACAAATGTTATCCCGATGATTCCCTTTTGTCGCACTCCCGACGAAGGGCGTTTGGTTTTGGCAGAGATGGCAAAAAATGGTTTAAAGCAAGGTGTTAACGACTTGCAGGTTTATGTAATGTGCGAGTTGCCGAATAATGTGATTATGGCTGAGGAGTTTGCTGAGGTATTTGACGGCTTCTCAATTGGTTCCAACGACCTAACTCAGTTGACACTGGGGATAGATAGAGATTCGGCGTTAGTGGCGCGGTTATTTGATGAACGCAGTCAGGGTGTAAAGCGAATGGTAAAAATGGCGATAGAAGCGGCGAAAAAATGCGATCGCAAAATCGGCATTTGTGGGCAAGCACCCAGCGACTATCCAGAATTTGCCCAGTTTTTAGTTGAACAAGGAATTGACTCGATTAGCCTGAATCCAGATTCGGTTTTAAAGACAATGCTGGAAGTGGCAAAAGTCGAGGGTAGTAATTCGTAA
- a CDS encoding XisI protein codes for MDDYRQSFSSIEHTKIPYSYGDIQHETIFDQEQDRYLVMILGREPVPELSPTATRRVHGCLIHIDIIDGKIWIQRDGSEEGVATELVKAGITKDRIVLGFRSEELRKDSEFA; via the coding sequence CTGGACGATTACCGACAATCCTTTTCATCTATTGAACACACGAAAATTCCTTACTCTTACGGTGATATTCAGCATGAAACTATTTTTGATCAAGAACAGGATCGATATTTGGTGATGATTCTTGGTCGAGAACCAGTCCCAGAACTCTCTCCAACTGCAACACGTCGTGTTCACGGCTGTCTGATTCACATTGATATTATTGATGGCAAAATTTGGATTCAACGTGATGGCAGTGAAGAGGGGGTAGCAACAGAATTAGTAAAGGCAGGTATCACAAAGGATCGGATTGTGTTAGGGTTCCGATCTGAAGAACTGCGGAAAGATTCAGAATTTGCGTAG